The DNA sequence AGAAAGTATCTACTACATACAATTTTTTTGCAGTAGAAAGCTGTTTGGTTACCAGGTCTTTGCAATGATCGAAAACTTCAGGAGTAGTTGGACGGTTGATAGTGCCATCCCACCATAAATGCTCTTCGGTTACTGCATCTTTCACAAAATATTTATCTTTAGGTGAACGTCCTGTGAATTTACCAGTATCAACCGATACTGCACCTGAAGTTGTCAGTACACCTTTTTCAAAACCTTCATTGGCAGGATCAATTTCGGCCTGAAATAATTCTTCGTAAGTTGGATTATGCAAAATTTCGGCATTGGTATCAATACCATACTTTAATAGATCTGTGTTTTTCATGATAAGTGTTTATAATTTAATAGTTTCAACAATACAAAAATTTTCTCGACACCAAAAATACCTTTTTTTAACCGCCGCTCAGATTGGCAAATATTAAATTAAGATCAATTCAGGCTCACTGCACAAACAACATTACCATTTTCACACAACAAACTGATTGCCAACAAATAATACCATACGAAACAAAAAAAGAATGTTAAGAAATTATTAACTTCCTAACATTCTTTTAAAGTAGAATAACTATTTCAACTACGATCTTGGATGAAATTGATTTAAGGTAGTCTTTAAATAATCCCGGTCAAGATGAGTATAAATCTCAGTTGTTAAAATTGATTCATGCCCAAGCATTTCCTGAACAGCACGTAAATCAGCTCCACCGTTTATCAGGTGAGTGGCAAATGAATGACGGAAAGTATGAGGACTGATCTTTTTATCAAATCCAGCCTTTAAAGCCAGATTTTTAATGATTGTAAAGATCATAACACGACTTAACTTTTTCCCTCTTCGGTTCAAAAATAGTATGTTCTCACTGTCTTTTGAAACTTTCAGGGTTTTACGGTAAACATCCATATACTTATTGATCTCGTCAACAGCCTTTTCACTAACCGGAACCAATCTTTCCTTATTCGATTTACCTTCAACTTTAATAAAACCCTGATCAAAAGCTAAATTAGAAATCTTCAGGTTAACAAGTTCCGAAACACGAAGTCCACAACTATACAATGTTTCAAGCATTGCTTTATTTCGCTGGCCTTCAGGCTTATTTAATTCGACGGTATCGATCATCAAATCAATTTCCTCAATGGAAAGTACATCTGGAAGTTTTCTACCAATCTTTGGAGATTCCAGTAAAGTGGTTGGATCATTGGTAACCTTTCCTTCCATAAGCAAAAACTTATAGAATGATTTAATACCAGAAATTGTTCTGGCTTGCGTCCTGGGCGAAACACCTTTGTCATTGATCCATTCTACAAATTTTTTCAAATGAGCCAATTTTACTTTTTCAGGTGCTAGTTTCTTAAGTTCTTCGTCTGCAAATACCATCAGCTTATTTATATCATTGATATAAGCTGCGATAGAGTTTGCTGACAAACCTTTCTCCAAACGTAAGAAAGACTCAAATCCTTTTTTGCTATCTTCCCATTTCATAATTAAAATACTTTAAATTAAAATTCTATAACAAATATTAATAATTTTGGTTTGTAAACTTTATTAAAGTAGATTTTAAATAAACTATGATCATCCACCAAGATTACATAATTTTCACTACGAGTTTACAATCGGTTAAGTTACTGTTTTTTTTATATAAAATACCAAATCATGAAAATTTTGTTAATTAATGGACCAAATTTGAATTTGTTAGGAATTCGGGAGAAGAGTATTTATGGAAATGAATCGTTTGAAAATTATTTTCAGACCCTTCGAAATGAATATCCAGACATAGAAATGGAATATTTTCAGTCAAACATTGAAGGTGAACTTATCAACAAAATCCATGAAAGAGGGTTTACATTTGATGGAATTATTATCAATGCCGGAGCATATACACATACCTCTGTTGCAATCAGGGATGCAATATCAGGAGTAAAGGCTCCTGTAGTGGAAGTTCACATCTCCAACATCTTAACGAGAGAGAATTTCAGGCATGAGTCTCTGATTGGCCCGGTTTGCGTTGGAAGTATCATGGGATTCGGACTTGATTCGTACAGACTTGGTATTGAAGCGATAAAGAAAACACATTAAATATTGATGACATTTTGCACCGTATCTGGTGTTATTTACTCGATGAATGAAAATTTGTATACTTTTGCCGCCCTCTAAAATAAATTTTGAATTTGTGAATCAAACATGCTTGCATAACACATAAAAACTAATAAAAATGCAACTATGTGTTCGCTTAACGACAATTAAAAACAAATTTATAGGCATATGAATAAAAAGTACACCAAAATAGTAGCAACTATTTCTGATAAACGTTGCGAAGTTGAGTTTATCAAACAATTATTTGATGTTGGAATGAATGTGGCCAGACTTAATACTGCGCACATTTCAACAGAAAGTGCATTGACGATGATCAATAATGTCCGTGCAGTTTCCGATTCTATCGCAATTTTGGTTGACACCAAAGGTCCTGAAATCCGTACACGGAATATCGATGAACCAATTAATGTTAAATTAGGTGATATCATTAAGGTAAAGGGCGGAGATGGTCAGTCGAATCAGGAGATTATTTATGTCAGCTACGAGCACATTCAACGGGATGTTCCTGTTGGTAATTTAATATTGATTGACGATGGCGACCTGGCTCTTGAAGTAATTGAGCAGACACCCGAATATTTGGTTTGCCGCGTTGGAAACAGCGGGCAGATAAAAAACAAAAAGAGTGTAAACACACCAGGTGTAAGTGTCGATTTACCTTCAATCAGTGAGAAAGATGTCCAGTTTATTGAGTTTGCAGCCAAAAATGATGTTGATTTTATTGCACACTCTTTTGTACGGAATAAGAAAGATGTACTGGCAGTTCAGGAGATTCTTGATCGATACAACAGCCGCATCAAAATTATTGCTAAAATCGAAAATCTGGATGGCGTAAACAATATTGATGAAATTCTTGAGCACGCATACGGTATTATGGTTGCGCGTGGTGACCTTGGAATTGAAATTTCAGCCGAAAAAATTCCGGCCATTCAACGC is a window from the Aquipluma nitroreducens genome containing:
- the xerD gene encoding site-specific tyrosine recombinase XerD, which gives rise to MKWEDSKKGFESFLRLEKGLSANSIAAYINDINKLMVFADEELKKLAPEKVKLAHLKKFVEWINDKGVSPRTQARTISGIKSFYKFLLMEGKVTNDPTTLLESPKIGRKLPDVLSIEEIDLMIDTVELNKPEGQRNKAMLETLYSCGLRVSELVNLKISNLAFDQGFIKVEGKSNKERLVPVSEKAVDEINKYMDVYRKTLKVSKDSENILFLNRRGKKLSRVMIFTIIKNLALKAGFDKKISPHTFRHSFATHLINGGADLRAVQEMLGHESILTTEIYTHLDRDYLKTTLNQFHPRS
- the aroQ gene encoding type II 3-dehydroquinate dehydratase, whose protein sequence is MKILLINGPNLNLLGIREKSIYGNESFENYFQTLRNEYPDIEMEYFQSNIEGELINKIHERGFTFDGIIINAGAYTHTSVAIRDAISGVKAPVVEVHISNILTRENFRHESLIGPVCVGSIMGFGLDSYRLGIEAIKKTH
- the pyk gene encoding pyruvate kinase; the encoded protein is MNKKYTKIVATISDKRCEVEFIKQLFDVGMNVARLNTAHISTESALTMINNVRAVSDSIAILVDTKGPEIRTRNIDEPINVKLGDIIKVKGGDGQSNQEIIYVSYEHIQRDVPVGNLILIDDGDLALEVIEQTPEYLVCRVGNSGQIKNKKSVNTPGVSVDLPSISEKDVQFIEFAAKNDVDFIAHSFVRNKKDVLAVQEILDRYNSRIKIIAKIENLDGVNNIDEILEHAYGIMVARGDLGIEISAEKIPAIQRRLIRKAVQQKRPVIIATQMLHSMIDNPRPTRAEVSDVATAIYDRTDAIMLSGETAYGNYPVESVKVMSKIALEVEASKDKRNDLPVPRLDNETSAFLAEAAVLASKELKVKAIVTDTLTGKIARYIAAFRGAIPVYAKCHNGRVKRELALSYGVFPSEIQSKKNKHKLIETSLLDLVERDLITDKDTVVYVGGNFGVGGGTSFIEIASVEQMTYAKMKS